One Sulfoacidibacillus ferrooxidans DNA window includes the following coding sequences:
- a CDS encoding pro-sigmaK processing inhibitor BofA family protein, with translation MISSKDALWIAVGIIALFIVMGRILRNPMSFFGVLLRNLVFGVMGLAVIDYLGKGIGLHVPFNLQTAGVASLLGLPGVAALAVVQHFIL, from the coding sequence ATGATCAGTAGTAAAGATGCATTATGGATTGCAGTTGGTATCATTGCGTTATTCATTGTGATGGGGCGAATCTTACGCAATCCCATGTCCTTTTTTGGTGTTTTGTTACGCAACTTAGTTTTTGGCGTGATGGGTCTTGCAGTGATTGATTACCTTGGCAAGGGCATTGGGCTACACGTGCCATTCAATCTACAAACGGCAGGTGTAGCCAGCTTATTAGGACTCCCTGGCGTTGCAGCACTAGCTGTTGTGCAACACTTTATTCTATAA
- a CDS encoding DUF2508 family protein, producing MEDYDEFSDEQRAELLEQISKAHADWMLALQQFNNAMDVGVIDDAIYLLNAAEMRFEGLMRIARRLRIVVGVNHGLNLHSHMSDRHNSPRVNSSFTRGSSL from the coding sequence ATGGAAGACTATGATGAATTTTCGGACGAGCAACGCGCGGAATTGCTTGAACAGATTTCAAAGGCTCATGCAGATTGGATGCTTGCTTTACAGCAATTTAATAACGCAATGGATGTAGGTGTGATCGATGATGCAATTTATCTATTAAATGCCGCTGAGATGCGCTTTGAGGGGTTAATGCGCATTGCACGGAGGTTGCGCATCGTAGTCGGTGTAAACCACGGACTCAATCTTCATTCTCATATGTCTGATCGTCATAATTCCCCGCGTGTAAATTCTTCTTTTACACGCGGTTCATCTCTCTAG
- the recR gene encoding recombination mediator RecR, with the protein MSQLPEPIERLITQFERLPGIGPKSAQRLAFFVTTMTQEHVQEFAQALLTIHQELMICESCCAISDRSPCNVCGDPLRDQRMICVVQDTRDMIAIERMKSYDGLYHVLGGAISPMDGIGPDQLHFRELLQRIVDEKVEEVILATNSSVEGEATALYIARLANSFGQLKVTRIAHGIPVGGDLEFADEMTLKRAMEYRRPM; encoded by the coding sequence ATGAGCCAACTTCCGGAGCCTATTGAACGACTTATTACACAGTTTGAAAGGCTCCCAGGTATTGGGCCAAAATCAGCGCAGCGCTTAGCCTTTTTTGTGACTACTATGACACAAGAACATGTGCAGGAATTTGCGCAAGCTCTGCTTACGATCCATCAAGAGCTAATGATCTGCGAATCCTGCTGTGCGATTAGCGACCGTAGCCCTTGCAACGTGTGTGGGGATCCTCTGCGGGATCAAAGAATGATCTGTGTAGTACAAGATACGAGGGATATGATAGCCATCGAACGGATGAAGTCCTATGACGGCTTATACCATGTGCTAGGTGGCGCGATCTCTCCGATGGATGGCATTGGCCCTGATCAACTTCACTTTCGCGAATTATTACAGCGGATTGTTGACGAGAAGGTTGAAGAAGTGATCCTTGCAACCAATTCTTCCGTCGAGGGAGAAGCAACGGCTCTGTACATTGCTCGACTTGCTAACAGCTTTGGACAACTTAAAGTCACGCGCATTGCTCATGGCATTCCAGTGGGTGGAGATCTTGAATTTGCTGATGAAATGACATTAAAGCGCGCAATGGAGTATAGACGTCCTATGTAA
- a CDS encoding YbaB/EbfC family nucleoid-associated protein — protein MKNMNQLMKQAKKLQEDMGKAQESLGTMTVIGTASGDAVTIEMNGHRKVESVKIKQDVVNPDDVEMLEDLILTALNDANQKIEVLIEEQMGKYTRGLNIPGLF, from the coding sequence ATGAAAAACATGAATCAATTGATGAAACAAGCTAAAAAATTACAAGAAGATATGGGCAAGGCGCAGGAGTCGCTAGGCACGATGACTGTTATTGGAACAGCAAGCGGGGATGCAGTCACAATAGAAATGAATGGTCATCGCAAAGTAGAAAGTGTAAAAATAAAACAAGATGTAGTGAATCCAGATGATGTTGAGATGTTGGAAGATCTGATTTTAACTGCATTAAATGATGCTAATCAAAAAATCGAAGTACTCATTGAAGAACAGATGGGTAAATATACGAGGGGATTAAATATCCCAGGGTTATTTTAA
- the dnaX gene encoding DNA polymerase III subunit gamma/tau, whose product MSYVALYRAWRPQRFSDVVGQEHVVTTLIHALEMNRLAHAYLFAGPRGTGKTSLAKILAKAVNCEQPEGIEPCNVCPACTGINAGAVMDVVEMDAASNRGIDEIRGLLEQVRYVPTEVKKKVYIIDEVHMLTPEAFNALLKTLEEPPNYCLFVLATTELHKVPATIASRCQRFSFGRVKVERVVQRLQEVAATLSVAVEESALWLIARLTEGGLRDALSLLDQVVAFSSDHIGVEQVAEVTGGVSSEKIGELCSLVFAHDHGGLLSLLSAFWERGVDPSQLIVETLSYLRDAIVQKCGGVEIDKSDRVQYDPTFAVVISHVQPSILLQIAERMGHLQAEMRFQSQARLYIEVSLLALIDQMDPVVDQKPVLEPSKQGVPSEDLLIMRQELQQLVQRIELLERKQWVENRQIAEQRTQEATEEAPERQIRNPVQETPLVRQSTSVSPMQSKGRHAWQGKQMNAQDQELLTTLEQRWVPLLEEMKRTSIQTRAWLYAGRPVGVFGHHLVIAFKSSLHAETVIKSPHRELIEEVLQQRLQRPVVIATILEEEWERVKNHMINGDSDQNVGKVSEPWVGKVIELLGEDRVRVIDE is encoded by the coding sequence ATGTCTTATGTGGCATTGTATCGTGCATGGAGACCTCAGCGTTTTTCGGATGTAGTAGGTCAAGAGCATGTCGTTACAACGCTCATTCATGCATTGGAGATGAATCGTCTCGCACATGCGTACTTATTTGCTGGGCCGCGGGGAACAGGGAAAACAAGCTTAGCTAAAATATTGGCTAAGGCTGTCAATTGCGAGCAGCCAGAGGGAATTGAACCATGTAATGTCTGTCCAGCGTGTACAGGAATTAACGCAGGCGCAGTCATGGATGTTGTCGAAATGGATGCAGCCTCCAATCGAGGAATTGATGAGATTAGGGGATTATTGGAACAAGTACGTTATGTACCAACTGAGGTTAAGAAAAAAGTATATATTATCGATGAAGTACACATGTTGACACCGGAAGCGTTTAATGCCTTGCTTAAAACACTTGAAGAGCCACCCAATTATTGTTTGTTTGTATTGGCGACGACAGAATTACATAAGGTACCAGCTACCATCGCTTCGCGATGTCAGCGTTTTTCATTTGGCAGGGTTAAAGTAGAACGCGTTGTACAACGATTACAGGAAGTTGCGGCAACGCTATCTGTAGCTGTAGAAGAGTCAGCGTTATGGCTTATTGCAAGGCTTACAGAAGGCGGACTGCGAGATGCTTTATCTTTGCTAGATCAAGTAGTAGCTTTCTCAAGTGACCATATTGGCGTGGAGCAGGTAGCTGAGGTGACTGGTGGAGTTTCCAGTGAAAAGATTGGAGAACTATGTAGCCTTGTGTTTGCGCATGACCACGGGGGGTTACTTTCTCTTCTTTCTGCTTTTTGGGAACGTGGAGTGGATCCATCACAGTTGATTGTAGAGACGCTCTCCTATTTACGTGATGCGATTGTGCAAAAATGTGGTGGGGTAGAGATCGATAAAAGTGATCGCGTGCAGTATGATCCAACCTTTGCAGTGGTAATTTCCCATGTGCAACCAAGTATATTACTTCAAATTGCAGAACGAATGGGACATCTACAGGCAGAGATGCGATTCCAATCGCAGGCAAGGTTGTATATTGAAGTGAGTTTGCTTGCGCTCATTGACCAGATGGACCCGGTTGTCGATCAAAAACCTGTTCTAGAACCATCCAAACAAGGTGTTCCATCCGAAGATCTACTGATCATGCGTCAAGAGTTACAACAATTAGTTCAGAGGATAGAATTACTGGAACGCAAACAATGGGTGGAAAATAGACAGATTGCGGAGCAACGGACACAAGAGGCGACTGAAGAAGCTCCGGAAAGACAGATAAGGAATCCAGTACAAGAAACTCCACTCGTTCGACAGTCGACTTCTGTGTCTCCCATGCAAAGTAAAGGACGCCATGCATGGCAAGGGAAACAAATGAATGCACAAGATCAAGAGTTACTTACTACTTTAGAACAAAGATGGGTACCTCTACTGGAGGAAATGAAAAGAACAAGTATCCAAACACGTGCATGGCTTTATGCAGGTCGTCCGGTAGGGGTCTTTGGTCATCATTTGGTCATTGCCTTTAAATCATCTTTACATGCTGAAACGGTAATAAAAAGCCCGCACAGGGAACTCATTGAAGAGGTTCTACAACAGAGATTACAGCGCCCCGTGGTGATTGCAACGATCCTAGAAGAGGAGTGGGAGCGAGTTAAAAATCACATGATAAACGGTGATTCAGATCAAAATGTAGGCAAAGTGAGTGAGCCTTGGGTAGGAAAAGTGATAGAATTACTGGGTGAAGATCGTGTTCGTGTCATAGATGAATAA
- a CDS encoding two-component system sensor histidine kinase NtrB: MCKPQSELSSLFKTFELDAECGDSSDPIPILSATKWILSILPIVYIYTDANEFMVEFNHTFAELVGLSIVETPQPLIVALREFPPLVSLFEKTLSEKIEYRSLLVHFERKDKLMHVLVDAHMVKRDQLVYGWVFACREIDNLMMIEAQVLRHDKLATAGKMAAGIAHEIRNPLTSIRGFLQVLERDLTAVGLQKEQVYIQLMLSEIDRVNQLVNQMLLLAKPADLILEIVTPRDVIESIASIVQSDALLRNVTCRFALETTSLVCVDRNHLKQVILNLVSNALDAMEDSGAGTLVIAAYDDVSNHNVHIDVSDTGPGIPSYMIDRIFDAFFTMKEHGTGLGLAICQRLVTEFGGEIRVFSKGFGTTFSIILPSVKE; encoded by the coding sequence ATGTGCAAACCTCAGTCCGAACTCTCAAGTCTGTTTAAAACTTTTGAATTAGATGCGGAATGTGGCGATTCATCTGACCCCATTCCGATATTGAGCGCCACTAAATGGATATTGTCAATATTGCCAATAGTATATATATATACAGATGCGAACGAATTTATGGTGGAATTTAATCATACCTTTGCAGAACTGGTTGGATTATCTATTGTAGAAACGCCCCAACCGCTTATTGTAGCGTTAAGAGAGTTTCCACCACTGGTTTCTTTATTTGAGAAGACACTTAGTGAAAAGATCGAATATCGGTCTTTGCTAGTTCACTTTGAACGGAAAGATAAATTGATGCATGTACTTGTAGACGCCCATATGGTAAAACGAGACCAACTTGTTTATGGGTGGGTATTTGCTTGTCGTGAGATTGATAACTTGATGATGATTGAGGCGCAGGTATTGCGCCATGATAAATTAGCGACTGCGGGGAAAATGGCGGCTGGGATTGCACATGAGATTCGCAATCCGCTGACATCCATCCGCGGTTTTTTGCAGGTGCTTGAACGAGATTTGACAGCGGTTGGATTACAGAAGGAACAAGTATATATTCAACTTATGCTATCTGAAATTGATCGAGTCAACCAATTGGTCAATCAAATGCTTTTACTTGCAAAGCCGGCTGATTTGATATTGGAAATTGTGACTCCAAGAGATGTCATTGAGAGCATTGCATCGATTGTTCAATCTGATGCACTATTGCGCAATGTAACGTGTCGATTTGCTTTAGAAACAACATCGCTGGTATGTGTTGATCGCAACCATTTAAAACAGGTAATACTGAATTTAGTGAGTAACGCTTTGGATGCAATGGAAGATAGTGGTGCAGGCACGCTTGTGATTGCAGCTTATGACGATGTGTCGAATCACAATGTTCACATTGATGTGTCTGATACAGGTCCAGGTATTCCATCGTATATGATCGATCGAATTTTTGACGCATTTTTTACAATGAAGGAACATGGAACAGGTCTTGGTCTGGCTATCTGTCAACGTCTTGTAACGGAGTTTGGCGGTGAGATACGCGTCTTTTCCAAGGGATTTGGCACTACATTTTCGATTATCTTGCCTTCTGTCAAGGAGTGA
- the tadA gene encoding tRNA adenosine(34) deaminase TadA → MMNGKNHEYFMRLALQEARRAYELGEVPIGAVVVSSGGELLGNGYNMREWRGDPTAHAEVIAIQSAAAKRRHWRLSDCSLYVTVEPCMMCAGAIQLSRIAHVIYGAENPKGGALGSSGDAYAFERLNHYPVVTGGILADSCGMIMQDFFRERRLR, encoded by the coding sequence ATGATGAATGGTAAAAATCACGAGTATTTTATGCGACTTGCTTTACAAGAGGCAAGACGTGCCTATGAGCTAGGCGAGGTGCCCATTGGGGCAGTCGTGGTGTCAAGTGGTGGGGAATTGCTTGGCAATGGGTATAATATGCGTGAATGGAGAGGGGATCCGACAGCCCATGCGGAAGTCATCGCAATTCAATCTGCCGCAGCCAAAAGGCGACATTGGCGCCTCAGTGACTGTAGCTTGTATGTTACAGTTGAACCGTGTATGATGTGTGCAGGTGCCATCCAACTAAGTAGGATTGCACATGTTATCTATGGAGCAGAGAACCCAAAGGGTGGAGCTTTGGGATCATCTGGTGACGCCTATGCGTTTGAACGGCTAAACCATTATCCTGTTGTTACAGGTGGCATTCTTGCTGATAGTTGTGGTATGATAATGCAAGATTTCTTTCGCGAAAGACGCTTACGTTGA
- the asnB gene encoding asparagine synthase (glutamine-hydrolyzing) translates to MCGIAGYIDWETTKQAQDNTIQRMGLTLICRGPDADGTWSDGPVAFAHRRLIVIDPVGGTQPMVRHVLGHTYAITYNGELYNMNELREELELCGHTFESRSDTELLLLSYIQWGPQCVEKLNGIFAFGIWSEADQTLFLARDRLGVKPLFYTERDHLFVFGSELKALLAHPSVPSEVDLEGLAELLLIGPARTPGHAVFKGIKELRPGYSLLYSQSGMTLTQYWHLESHEHEDDLETTASTVRQLLRDAVSRQLVSDVPVVTFLSGGLDSSAVSALASEEFAASSRGPLHTYSVDFANMDEYFEANAFQTGRDTPWARRVSEYLGTVHHEIVFDTPELIDHLTRPLAARDLPGMADIDISLYLFCREIKKDATVALSGEAADEVFGGYPWFHREDALQADTFPWSLQLQERVRLLSPDFLAKLNPKDYVGDRYHDALAEIPRLQGEERSEARLREISYLNLTRFLPTLLERKDRMSMATGLEVRVPFCDHRLVEYVWNIPWSMKRFDGNAKGILRKAILGTLPDDVVYRRKSPYPSTANPEYLVAVRTWIEEILDDKTQPIHALINESAVRDLIQSSYHKLDHRPWFGQIMAIPQMFDYLIQINTWLKDYDVHLTW, encoded by the coding sequence ATGTGTGGAATTGCCGGATATATCGATTGGGAAACGACAAAACAAGCACAAGATAACACGATACAGCGCATGGGCTTGACTTTAATCTGCCGCGGTCCAGACGCTGATGGCACCTGGAGTGACGGACCGGTCGCCTTTGCTCATCGGCGGCTCATCGTTATTGATCCTGTGGGTGGTACACAGCCTATGGTACGCCATGTATTGGGGCATACCTATGCCATTACTTATAACGGTGAACTATATAATATGAACGAGTTGCGAGAAGAGCTGGAGCTTTGTGGACATACTTTTGAATCTCGTTCTGATACAGAACTTCTTTTACTCTCCTACATCCAATGGGGACCACAGTGCGTTGAAAAATTAAATGGCATTTTCGCCTTTGGCATATGGAGCGAAGCGGATCAAACGCTATTTTTAGCCCGCGATCGTCTAGGCGTTAAACCCCTATTTTATACGGAAAGAGACCACCTTTTTGTCTTTGGATCAGAATTAAAAGCACTACTGGCACATCCTTCCGTTCCGTCAGAAGTAGATCTAGAAGGACTGGCAGAATTGCTTTTGATTGGACCTGCTCGTACTCCAGGGCATGCCGTATTTAAAGGCATTAAAGAACTACGCCCAGGTTATTCATTGCTCTACTCACAGTCTGGTATGACTCTCACGCAATACTGGCACCTAGAAAGTCACGAACACGAAGATGATCTAGAGACCACAGCTAGTACTGTAAGGCAATTATTGCGCGATGCAGTATCTCGCCAATTAGTATCAGACGTACCGGTAGTCACTTTTTTATCTGGTGGACTAGACTCAAGTGCAGTCAGTGCGTTAGCTTCAGAAGAATTTGCTGCTTCATCTCGCGGTCCACTCCATACCTACTCTGTAGACTTTGCCAATATGGACGAATACTTTGAAGCAAACGCATTCCAGACCGGACGGGATACACCATGGGCGCGCCGAGTTTCAGAGTATCTAGGCACAGTTCATCATGAAATTGTATTTGACACACCAGAGCTCATCGATCATTTGACACGACCACTGGCTGCACGTGATTTACCTGGCATGGCAGATATTGATATTTCACTTTATCTTTTTTGCAGAGAGATAAAAAAAGATGCCACAGTTGCACTATCAGGCGAAGCGGCTGATGAGGTCTTTGGTGGATATCCCTGGTTTCACCGCGAAGACGCCTTACAAGCAGACACATTCCCATGGTCGTTACAACTTCAAGAGCGGGTTCGTCTCTTATCTCCCGATTTCCTCGCAAAGCTTAACCCAAAAGATTACGTTGGAGATCGCTACCATGATGCATTGGCAGAAATTCCTCGATTGCAGGGAGAAGAACGTTCAGAAGCAAGACTACGGGAAATATCGTATTTAAATCTCACCCGTTTTTTACCTACCTTACTAGAACGTAAGGACCGTATGAGCATGGCCACAGGTCTCGAAGTTCGCGTTCCCTTCTGTGATCATCGTTTAGTTGAATATGTATGGAACATTCCATGGAGCATGAAACGATTTGATGGCAATGCAAAGGGAATCTTGCGCAAGGCAATCCTTGGAACTTTGCCAGATGATGTCGTCTATCGCCGCAAAAGTCCTTACCCATCTACAGCCAATCCAGAGTATCTTGTCGCTGTTCGAACTTGGATAGAGGAAATTCTCGACGATAAAACACAACCCATTCACGCACTCATTAACGAGTCTGCCGTACGTGACTTAATCCAGTCTAGTTATCATAAACTAGACCATCGCCCTTGGTTTGGTCAAATCATGGCTATTCCACAAATGTTCGACTACTTGATCCAAATAAATACCTGGTTAAAAGATTACGATGTCCACTTGACATGGTAA
- the gmk gene encoding guanylate kinase, with product MAPEIFIPFRTEDKQDRPGYFFILSGPSGVGKNTLLGIVLQGLKGVYYMPSATTRPMRTGESQLNPYVFLQIEEFEAMIQSGQFLEWKKIHTNDYYGTHLPSIQYAIAQGYDIITDMDVLGCADAVKAFPDHICTIFITPPSIDELSQRLYGRDSDVSNIQTRLSRVELEMKHKDQYDFVVVNDDLQDSAKRLREIIEQVRSSKEFCSRF from the coding sequence ATGGCTCCGGAGATCTTTATTCCATTTCGGACAGAAGACAAGCAGGATCGGCCAGGTTATTTTTTTATTTTATCAGGCCCGTCTGGTGTAGGGAAAAACACGTTGCTAGGGATTGTTTTACAGGGTTTAAAAGGGGTCTATTATATGCCCTCTGCAACTACTCGGCCCATGCGGACAGGAGAGAGCCAACTGAATCCGTATGTCTTTTTACAGATTGAAGAGTTTGAGGCGATGATTCAATCTGGACAATTCCTGGAATGGAAAAAGATCCATACCAATGACTATTATGGGACACATCTACCTTCTATTCAGTATGCGATTGCACAAGGCTACGACATCATAACAGATATGGATGTGCTCGGATGTGCAGATGCGGTCAAGGCTTTTCCTGATCATATTTGCACTATTTTTATTACGCCACCCTCTATAGATGAATTGTCACAGCGGTTATACGGTCGGGACTCTGATGTCAGCAATATACAGACTCGCTTGAGCCGTGTGGAGCTAGAGATGAAACATAAAGATCAATATGACTTTGTGGTAGTAAACGACGATCTGCAGGATAGCGCAAAGCGTCTGCGAGAAATTATAGAACAAGTGAGAAGTAGTAAGGAGTTTTGTTCTCGCTTCTAA